A genomic region of Acidimicrobiia bacterium contains the following coding sequences:
- a CDS encoding undecaprenyl-diphosphate phosphatase translates to MSYFQAIVIGLLQGVTELFPVSSLGHSVIVPALFGWHSIVNAQSKSESFYLAFLVGLHVATALALLWYFRADWARIIAGFFRSLGRRRVETKDERLAWLLVTATIPAGIAGLLLEHSLRVLLATPVAASSLLAVNGVVLAVGERARRRQEVRALAVAHGVNEEGARRLDTLEFRESGVIGGAQVFALMAGISRSGITMVAGLLRGLDHEDAARFSFLLATPIILAAGIYKLPDLLGSNGDHIRGQVLVGSLFAAAAAYLAVRFLMRFFETQTLKPFAVYCLVVGITTAIYFGLTW, encoded by the coding sequence GTGAGCTACTTCCAGGCGATCGTCATCGGGCTGCTGCAGGGCGTGACCGAGCTCTTCCCCGTCTCGAGCCTCGGCCACTCCGTCATCGTTCCCGCGCTGTTCGGCTGGCACAGCATCGTCAACGCCCAGTCCAAGAGCGAGTCGTTCTACCTGGCGTTCCTCGTCGGGTTGCACGTGGCGACCGCGCTGGCGCTCCTCTGGTACTTCCGCGCCGACTGGGCCCGAATCATCGCCGGGTTCTTCCGCTCGCTCGGCCGTCGTCGCGTCGAGACCAAGGACGAGCGGCTGGCGTGGCTGCTCGTCACGGCGACGATCCCGGCGGGCATCGCCGGCCTGCTCTTGGAGCACTCGCTTCGCGTCCTGCTCGCTACTCCGGTGGCAGCGTCGAGCCTCCTGGCGGTGAACGGCGTGGTGCTCGCGGTCGGGGAGCGAGCCCGCCGCCGCCAGGAGGTCCGGGCGCTGGCCGTGGCCCACGGCGTCAACGAGGAGGGAGCGCGGCGACTCGACACCCTCGAGTTCCGAGAATCGGGTGTCATTGGGGGGGCGCAGGTCTTCGCGCTGATGGCGGGCATCAGTCGATCCGGCATCACGATGGTCGCCGGACTCCTCCGCGGCCTCGATCACGAAGACGCCGCTCGGTTCTCCTTCTTGCTCGCTACGCCGATCATCCTGGCCGCGGGCATCTACAAGCTGCCGGACCTGCTGGGCTCGAATGGCGACCACATCCGGGGTCAGGTGCTGGTCGGGAGCCTGTTCGCCGCTGCGGCCGCGTACCTCGCGGTGCGCTTCCTGATGCGCTTCTTCGAGACCCAGACCCTGAAGCCGTTTGCCGTCTACTGCCTCGTGGTTGGCATCACCACGGCCATCTACTTCGGCCTTACCTGGTAG